A portion of the Lentimicrobiaceae bacterium genome contains these proteins:
- a CDS encoding N-6 DNA methylase, with product MVSFVSEKTDLVFDPATGRGAFLEALIKLNKKEITFFGTDIDHEVLNDEIYNNKNCLVEKRDFIKNPPQRKFKAIVANPPYIRHHRIDEKTKTTLKKLSASITGFTIDGRAGYHIYFFIQALNHLEEDGRLAFIMPADTCEGTFASKLWKWISENYCLEAVITFEQKATPFPNVDTNAIVFLIKNSKPNENIFWVKSNLAYSTDLLEFVSSKFTKLTFDSLEITNRKLKEAIDTGLTRPEQNHNGFKYHLHDFANVMRGIATGSNEFFFLTAKQVIELGIPDEFIKRAVGRTKDATSNILTENDLNILEEKQRPTFLFSINNIHNNFPKSVLNYLKVGEEMGLPNLSLIKQRKPWYKMEKREISPLLFAYLGRRNTRFILNEAGVIPLTCFLCVYPIYTDKKYIRNLWEALNHPDTLENLKLVGKSYGSGALKVEPGKLNKLPIPEHIVEQFELKRPYKKTDAQLDLFREKEEKYKIIS from the coding sequence ATGGTTTCTTTTGTTTCTGAAAAAACCGATTTGGTTTTCGACCCTGCAACCGGCAGAGGAGCTTTTCTTGAAGCCCTTATTAAACTCAATAAAAAAGAAATTACATTTTTTGGCACCGATATTGACCATGAAGTTTTAAATGATGAAATTTATAACAATAAAAACTGTTTAGTAGAAAAAAGAGATTTTATTAAAAATCCTCCACAAAGAAAATTTAAGGCTATTGTTGCAAACCCACCTTACATTAGACATCATCGAATTGATGAAAAAACAAAAACTACATTAAAAAAACTTTCGGCCTCAATAACGGGTTTTACAATAGATGGACGTGCGGGCTATCATATTTATTTTTTTATTCAAGCCTTGAATCATTTGGAAGAAGATGGAAGATTGGCTTTTATAATGCCCGCCGACACTTGTGAAGGAACTTTTGCTTCAAAATTATGGAAATGGATTTCTGAAAATTATTGTTTAGAAGCAGTAATAACATTTGAACAAAAGGCTACTCCCTTTCCAAATGTAGATACAAATGCAATTGTTTTTTTAATTAAAAATTCAAAACCTAATGAAAACATATTTTGGGTAAAATCAAATCTGGCATATTCGACAGATTTATTGGAATTTGTTTCTTCAAAATTCACAAAACTTACTTTCGATAGTCTCGAAATCACAAACCGAAAATTAAAAGAAGCAATTGATACCGGGCTAACTCGACCCGAACAAAATCATAATGGTTTTAAATATCACTTACATGATTTTGCCAATGTTATGAGAGGCATCGCAACCGGTTCAAATGAATTTTTCTTTTTAACAGCAAAACAAGTTATCGAACTCGGAATACCTGATGAATTTATTAAGAGAGCAGTTGGAAGAACAAAAGATGCTACTTCAAATATTTTGACCGAAAATGATCTTAATATTTTAGAAGAAAAACAGCGACCAACTTTCCTTTTTTCTATTAATAATATCCATAATAATTTTCCAAAATCGGTTTTAAACTATTTGAAAGTTGGAGAAGAAATGGGGCTTCCAAACTTATCATTGATTAAGCAACGAAAGCCCTGGTATAAAATGGAAAAAAGAGAAATTTCCCCTCTGCTTTTTGCCTATCTCGGAAGACGAAATACTCGTTTCATATTGAATGAAGCTGGTGTAATTCCTTTAACTTGTTTTCTTTGTGTGTATCCAATTTATACTGACAAAAAATATATAAGAAATCTTTGGGAAGCACTAAATCATCCCGACACTTTAGAAAATCTGAAACTGGTTGGCAAAAGTTATGGCTCAGGTGCATTAAAAGTTGAACCTGGCAAGCTAAATAAATTACCAATACCTGAGCACATTGTTGAACAATTTGAATTGAAACGACCCTACAAAAAAACAGATGCTCAGCTCGATTTATTCAGAGAAAAAGAAGAAAAATACAAGATTATTTCATGA
- a CDS encoding N-6 DNA methylase: MPDTSLLSFVDYCQTYIKGDEKGEAQIFLDHFFTALGYSEGLKGAGADCEFRIKDGKKGSTSFADLVWKPIVLIEMKKRDEKLDLHYQQAFTYWTQLVPNRPQYVILCNFDEFWIYDLNRQIYDPLEIVPLSKLPDMKDAFAFMLPKPATPLFGKNKDDVTENVAYLLTDVFKTLRKRYNQEDALRYCLQLILTLFAEDVNLLPSNIFSRILQELQNEINDGLNPVEKSYDLISGLFREMNISGVTASGRYKGVEYFNGGLFENIYSIELTPNEIGLVSAAASKNWHKVNPAIFGSIFEKALNDTERHKLGAHYTHELDIKKIVDPVIVQPWTRKIDQAQSLDDYYILLNELVDFKILDAACGSGNFLFVAFKEMKLIERKLLFLVRKHSVNKGDGQRLADFLREYPYVNTRQFYGIDIKPLAVELAKVTLMIAKELSWAENREDYDQKFKPLPLDNLDQNIICEDALLNADGSPREWQQADVIIGNPPYQSKNKMQQEFGVEYINRLRAAYPGVPGRADFCVYWFYKAHQHLKPGCYAGLVGTNTIRQNYSREGSLDYIVNNGGTIFNAVSSEKWSGEAAVFVSIVNWKKGEYEGEKTLYYLDEKDTLQSLRQSRINSSLSLKTDVSSARVLQCNRTPKRVFQGQTHGHEGFLLSKAEALQLLKQHPEYAEILKPFLIGDELVSNPGSQPGRFVIDFTYKNQIEASKYHKLYQILEEKVLPDVEKKAKDEEAGITKPNGRVAQLGIWWKMWRRREDMLQSVSRLNRYISCSRVTLRPIFSFIDSEIRPNDALMVFVYDDYFSFGIIQSKHHWEWYNEKCSTLGNQYRYTANSIWDTFPFPQHPTEKQVEKVAEAARNLYQERSRTLKDYNMSLRDLYRLLEKPGKNPIKDLHRMLDEAVTEAYGFNPQHDMLEQLLTLNLEVATREANGEQVQSPGLPEWITDKGKFVDEECVRFKG; the protein is encoded by the coding sequence ATGCCCGATACTTCCCTACTTAGTTTTGTGGACTATTGCCAAACGTATATAAAGGGCGATGAAAAGGGCGAAGCCCAGATTTTTTTAGATCATTTTTTTACGGCATTGGGTTATTCCGAAGGATTAAAAGGCGCAGGAGCCGATTGCGAATTTAGGATTAAAGATGGGAAAAAAGGCAGTACCAGTTTTGCCGATTTAGTATGGAAACCCATTGTACTGATTGAAATGAAAAAACGGGACGAAAAGCTTGATTTGCATTACCAGCAGGCTTTTACTTACTGGACACAGCTTGTTCCAAACCGTCCACAATACGTTATTTTGTGCAACTTCGATGAATTCTGGATTTACGACCTCAATCGCCAGATTTACGATCCACTGGAAATAGTGCCCCTTTCCAAACTACCCGACATGAAAGATGCTTTTGCTTTCATGCTTCCAAAACCGGCTACTCCTCTTTTCGGAAAAAATAAGGACGACGTTACGGAAAATGTAGCTTATTTATTGACCGATGTATTTAAAACGCTTAGAAAACGGTATAATCAGGAAGATGCTTTACGCTATTGCCTGCAACTAATCCTTACCCTTTTTGCTGAGGATGTAAACCTTTTACCATCCAATATTTTTTCACGCATTTTGCAGGAGTTGCAGAATGAAATTAATGATGGTCTTAATCCAGTTGAAAAATCGTATGATTTAATCAGCGGGTTATTCCGCGAAATGAATATCTCGGGTGTTACTGCCAGCGGCAGATATAAAGGAGTCGAATATTTTAACGGAGGGCTGTTCGAGAACATTTATTCCATCGAATTAACGCCAAATGAAATAGGACTGGTAAGCGCTGCTGCTTCTAAAAACTGGCATAAAGTAAATCCAGCTATCTTCGGATCCATTTTTGAAAAAGCCCTTAATGATACCGAACGACATAAGCTGGGTGCGCATTATACCCATGAGTTGGATATTAAAAAAATTGTTGACCCGGTAATTGTGCAGCCTTGGACAAGAAAGATTGATCAGGCACAATCACTTGACGATTATTATATTTTACTTAACGAACTTGTTGATTTTAAAATTTTGGATGCTGCCTGCGGAAGTGGTAATTTCCTGTTTGTTGCCTTTAAGGAAATGAAACTGATAGAACGCAAGCTTCTTTTTCTTGTCAGAAAACACTCTGTTAACAAAGGCGACGGCCAGCGGCTGGCGGACTTCCTGCGTGAATACCCTTATGTAAATACACGGCAATTTTACGGTATAGATATAAAACCCCTTGCTGTGGAGCTTGCCAAAGTTACCCTGATGATAGCCAAAGAACTTTCGTGGGCAGAAAACAGGGAGGACTATGACCAAAAGTTTAAACCCCTGCCTTTGGATAATCTCGATCAAAACATTATCTGCGAAGATGCCCTGCTCAATGCCGATGGCAGTCCCAGAGAATGGCAACAGGCTGACGTCATCATCGGCAACCCTCCTTACCAGAGCAAGAATAAAATGCAACAGGAGTTCGGAGTAGAATATATTAACCGTTTGCGGGCAGCTTATCCCGGAGTTCCGGGCAGGGCAGACTTTTGTGTGTATTGGTTTTACAAAGCACACCAGCATCTGAAACCCGGATGTTATGCCGGTTTGGTAGGTACCAATACTATCCGCCAAAATTATAGCCGCGAAGGCAGCCTTGATTACATAGTTAACAACGGGGGAACTATTTTTAATGCCGTAAGCAGCGAAAAATGGAGTGGCGAAGCCGCCGTGTTTGTAAGTATCGTCAACTGGAAAAAGGGAGAATACGAAGGAGAAAAAACGTTATATTACCTTGATGAAAAAGACACATTGCAAAGTCTCAGGCAAAGCCGTATCAACAGTAGCCTGAGCCTGAAAACCGATGTTTCTTCTGCCAGGGTGCTGCAATGTAATCGCACTCCCAAACGGGTGTTTCAGGGACAAACCCACGGACACGAAGGATTCCTGCTCAGCAAAGCCGAAGCATTGCAACTGCTGAAACAGCATCCGGAATATGCTGAAATATTGAAGCCTTTTCTGATAGGCGACGAATTAGTTTCCAACCCGGGTTCCCAGCCTGGCAGGTTTGTGATTGATTTTACTTATAAAAACCAAATAGAAGCATCAAAATATCATAAACTTTACCAAATACTTGAAGAAAAAGTTTTACCCGATGTTGAAAAGAAAGCAAAGGATGAAGAAGCCGGTATAACCAAACCAAATGGCAGAGTGGCACAATTAGGCATTTGGTGGAAAATGTGGCGCAGAAGAGAAGATATGTTGCAGTCTGTTTCTAGACTAAATCGGTATATTTCGTGTTCAAGAGTTACATTAAGACCAATATTTTCTTTTATTGATTCGGAAATAAGACCAAATGATGCCTTAATGGTATTTGTTTACGACGACTATTTTAGCTTTGGAATAATCCAATCAAAACATCATTGGGAATGGTATAATGAAAAATGTTCTACTCTTGGAAATCAATATAGATATACTGCCAATTCTATTTGGGATACTTTTCCTTTTCCCCAGCATCCCACAGAAAAACAGGTGGAGAAAGTGGCAGAGGCGGCACGTAATCTGTATCAGGAACGTAGCCGGACATTGAAGGATTACAACATGAGCCTTCGCGACTTGTACCGCCTGCTGGAAAAGCCCGGCAAAAATCCCATCAAAGACCTTCACCGGATGTTAGACGAAGCCGTAACCGAAGCTTATGGGTTCAATCCGCAACACGATATGCTGGAACAATTGCTTACCCTTAACCTGGAAGTTGCCACCAGGGAAGCCAACGGAGAACAGGTACAATCCCCCGGTTTGCCGGAATGGATTACAGACAAAGGAAAATTTGTAGATGAGGAATGCGTGAGGTTTAAAGGGTAA
- a CDS encoding DUF3800 domain-containing protein has product MYIAYFDETGDDGYPVYSSELFILTSLYMHSSNWKENYYRIYEFRKELKANYGFPIKEEFHAKEFITDKDPYHGKYTANIRKEIIFRFFQFIPSLDIKIISVAIDKQKIQRPEYNVLKKALTYNVQRIENDLIKTQEKFLIITDEGRVSAMRNITRSIQKINYIPTGDGSGSYRKEIKCLIEDPLPKPSNESFFIQLVDLFSFIINLYVKQNLCVPKLQWGKRILNVLDYGNEITLLDLIRGKLNTKASKSNEYGIVYYPK; this is encoded by the coding sequence ATGTATATAGCTTATTTTGACGAAACAGGCGATGATGGATATCCCGTGTATTCGTCCGAGTTATTTATTCTTACCAGCTTATACATGCATAGTAGCAATTGGAAAGAAAATTATTACCGCATTTATGAATTCCGTAAAGAATTAAAGGCTAATTATGGTTTTCCGATAAAAGAAGAATTTCATGCAAAAGAATTTATTACCGATAAAGACCCTTATCATGGCAAATATACTGCTAATATACGCAAAGAAATAATATTCCGCTTTTTTCAGTTTATTCCTTCATTAGATATAAAGATTATTTCCGTAGCAATTGATAAACAAAAAATACAACGTCCGGAATATAATGTGCTGAAGAAAGCTTTAACATATAACGTACAAAGGATAGAAAACGACTTAATCAAAACACAGGAAAAATTTCTGATTATAACTGATGAAGGAAGAGTAAGCGCCATGCGTAATATTACTCGTTCTATACAGAAGATAAATTATATACCTACTGGTGATGGCTCAGGAAGTTACCGGAAAGAAATCAAATGTTTGATAGAAGACCCTTTACCAAAACCATCCAATGAATCGTTTTTCATTCAGTTGGTAGATTTATTTTCTTTTATAATCAATTTGTATGTGAAACAAAACTTATGCGTTCCTAAATTACAATGGGGGAAAAGGATACTTAATGTTTTAGATTATGGTAACGAAATAACATTACTAGATTTAATCAGGGGAAAATTAAATACTAAAGCAAGTAAGAGTAATGAATATGGAATTGTCTATTACCCAAAATGA